One window of the Populus nigra chromosome 4, ddPopNigr1.1, whole genome shotgun sequence genome contains the following:
- the LOC133692838 gene encoding classical arabinogalactan protein 26-like — MASFCSIFLAMFTVLMAYFSSPALTSQIHVQFSTISAAPAFLHDAPSFSPPTLSPDIEPLFPTPGVGAPSPTESSIPTIPSNPSPPNPDDMLAPGPAGSSISPSGSLSAYSSVSLTSSGPLNLAVFLGLLVFCLVQPSGIM, encoded by the coding sequence atggCTTCCTTTTGCTCAATATTCTTGGCAATGTTCACGGTCTTGATGGCCTATTTTTCCTCACCAGCTTTGACATCTCAAATACACGTACAGTTCTCTACTATATCAGCAGCCCCTGCATTTTTGCATGATGCCCCCTCATTCTCTCCTCCAACTTTATCACCAGATATTGAACCGTTGTTTCCTACTCCTGGAGTTGGAGCACCTTCTCCTACTGAGTCATCAATACCAACCATTCCTTCAAATCCAAGCCCTCCAAATCCAGATGACATGCTAGCTCCTGGCCCTGCAGGATCGTCAATTTCACCATCTGGTTCTTTGTCAGCCTATTCTTCAGTGTCTCTAACTTCATCAGGACCTTTAAACTTAGCAGTTTTTCTTGGTTTGCTGGTGTTTTGCTTAGTGCAGCCTTCTGGTATCATGTGA
- the LOC133692065 gene encoding probable indole-3-pyruvate monooxygenase YUCCA10: MQDPVAIIVGAGPSGLATSACLNQHSIPHILLEREDCYASLWKKYSYDRLRLHLRKQFCELPRMSFPDSYPTYVPKDQFLQYLDDYVSHFKISPMYQRSVEFASFDEEAKKWNVKARNVSSGKIEEYSARFLVVASGETSNPFIPEFEGLNTFTGEVLHSTEFKNGKTYCDKNVLVVGSGNSGMEIALDLANHGARTSIAIRSPIHILSREMVYLGLNMLKYFSCGMVDKVMVMLSKLVYGDLSKHGIKRPKEGPFFMKVAYGKYPVFDVGTCNKIKSGEIQVLPALESIRGNEVLFENGKSHPFDTIVFCTGFERSTNKWLKGDDYLLNEDGIPKPSYPNHWKGKDGLYCIGLSRRGLYGASADAQNVVNDIKALI, from the exons ATGCAAGATCCAGTTGCAATCATAGTTGGAGCTGGTCCCTCTGGCTTAGCCACCTCTGCCTGCCTAAACCAGCATTCAATCCCTCACATACTCCTTGAAAGAGAAGATTGCTATGCCTCTCTTTGGAAAAAATACTCATATGATCGTCTACGCCTTCACTTGAGAAAACAGTTCTGCGAGCTACCTCGCATGTCATTTCCTGACTCATACCCCACGTATGTCCCAAAAGATCAGTTCTTACAATACTTAGATGACTATGTTTCCCACTTCAAGATCAGTCCCATGTACCAGAGAAGTGTTGAGTTTGCGAGTTTCGATGAAGAAGCCAAGAAATGGAATGTTAAGGCTAGAAATGTGAGTTCTGGGAAGATTGAGGAATACTCTGCGAGGTTTTTGGTGGTGGCTAGTGGAGAAACGAGCAATCCTTTTATACCAGAGTTCGAAGGATTGAACACTTTCACTGGAGAGGTTCTTCACTCTACAGAATTCAAAAATGGAAAGACTTACTGTGATAAGAATGTTTTGGTTGTTGGGTCTGGTAATTCTGGCATGGAAATTGCATTAGACCTCGCAAACCATGGTGCAAGAACATCAATCGCCATCCGCAGTCCG ATTCACATTCTATCGAGGGAGATGGTATACTTGGGATTGAATATGTTGAAGTATTTTTCATGTGGCATGGTGGACAAAGTTATGGTGATGCTTAGCAAACTTGTTTATGGAGACTTAAGCAAGCATGGGATAAAGAGACCAAAAGAGGGGCCATTTTTCATGAAAGTTGCTTACGGGAAGTATCCAGTTTTCGATGTCGGTACCTGCAACAAAATCAAGTCCGGAGAGATCCAG GTCTTGCCCGCACTAGAAAGCATAAGAGGCAATGAGGTGTTATTTGAAAATGGCAAGTCACACCCCTTTGACACCATTGTTTTTTGTACTGGCTTCGAGAGATCAACGAATAAGTGGCTCAAG GGGGATGATTACCTTTTGAATGAAGATGGGATTCCAAAGCCAAGTTACCCTAACCATTGGAAGGGGAAGGACGGTTTGTATTGTATTGGATTATCAAGGAGAGGTTTGTATGGAGCGAGCGCGGATGCACAGAATGTAGTCAACGATATCAAGGCACTCATTTAG
- the LOC133692064 gene encoding protease Do-like 2, chloroplastic isoform X2 gives MATAVANCCFSVLTSTVKFRCCVSSQRYLATSHHSIASVTCKAVVNHKRRPSSNRDRELEGVSQKKSSRKSKDERSYILDDDDGIRGKRKAGRSQSAAFKSFGGQRKDKNESKFDMKEQQVEPQNLKDAAFLDAVVKVYCTHTEPDYSLPWQKQRQYTSTGSAFMIGNGKLLTNAHCVEHYTQVKVKRRGDDTKYVAKVLARGVDCDIALLSVESEEFWEGAEPLEFGCLPRLQDAVTVVGYPLGGDTISVTKGVVSRIEVTSYAHGSSDLLGIQIDAAINPGNSGGPAFSDQGECIGVAFQVYRSEEVENIGYVIPTTVVSHFLNDYERTGRYTGFPSLGVLLQKLENPALRAWLKVNSNEGVLVRRVEPISDANRVLKEGDVIVSFDDVNVGCEGTVPFRSNERIAFRYLISQKFTGDVAELGIIRAGSFMKVKVVLNPRVNLVPYHVDGGQPSYLIIAGLVFTPLSEPLMEEKCEDSIGLKLLAKSRYSLARFKGEQIVIVSQVLANEVNFGYEEMSNQQVLKFNGTRIKNIHHLAHLVDSCKNKYLVFEFEDNYLVVLEREAASASSFYILKDYGIPSERSSDLSEPYVDSLEDNQAAVQDFGNSPISNLEIGFDGLLWA, from the exons ATGGCCACGGCAGTCGCCAACTGCTGCTTCTCTGTTCTCACCTCCACCGTTAAATTCCGTTGCTGTGTTTCTTCCCAACGATATCTCGCCACGTCGCATCATTCCATTGCTTCGGTCACTTGTAAAGCCGTCGTCAATCACAAGAGACGCCCTTCTTCTAATCGAGATAGAGAACTT GAAGGTGTTTCACAGAAGAAATCTTCGAGGAAATCGAAGGACGAGAGGTCCTATATActcgatgatgatgatggaatCAGGGGTAAAAGGAAAGCAGGCAGATCCCAATCAGCGGCTTTTAAGTCATTCGGagggcaaagaaaagataagaatgagtctaagtttgatatgaaggaacAACAG GTTGAGCCACAGAATCTTAAAGATGCAGCTTTTTTAGATGCAGTTGTCAAG GTCTACTGCACCCATACTGAGCCTGATTATTCCCTTCCCTGGCAAAAGCAAAGGCAATACACAAGCACAGGAAG TGCTTTTATGATCGGCAATGGAAAGCTTTTGACAAATGCTCATTGTGTTGAACATTATACACAG GTCAAAGTGAAGAGAAGGGGAGATGATACCAAATATGTGGCTAAG GTACTGGCCAGAGGAGTTGATTGCGATATAGCTTTGCTTTCAGTAGAAAGTGAGGAATTCTGGGAAGGAGCAGAACCACTCGAGTTTGGATGCTTACCACGTCTTCAG GATGCAGTAACAGTTGTAGGATATCCCCTTGGTGGAGACACCATTTCAGTGACAAAGGGGGTTGTGTCTCGTATAGAG GTTACATCTTATGCGCATGGATCATCTGATTTGTTGGGCATTCAAATTGATGCAGCAATAAATCCTG GTAACAGTGGTGGTCCTGCATTCAGTGACCAGGGGGAGTGCATTGGAGTAGCATTTCAG GTATACAGATCTGAAGAGGTCGAGAATATTGGATATGTGATTCCAACAACAGTTGTATCTCATTTTCTAAATGACTATGAGAGAACTGGGAGATACACTG GCTTTCCTTCCCTTGGTGTGTTGCTGCAAAAGTTGGAGAATCCAGCATTACGTGCATGGTTAAAAGTAAATTCTAATGAG GGTGTGTTGGTACGAAGAGTTGAACCAATCTCTGATGCTAATAGAGTCTTAAAGGAG GGGGACGTGATTGTGAGCTTTGATGATGTTAATGTAGGATGTGAAGGAACAGTGCCATTTCGATCAAATGAGCGCATTGCATTCCGTTATCTTATTAGTCAAAA ATTCACAGGTGATGTAGCAGAGCTTGGCATAATTAGAGCTGGTTCATTCATGAAAGTTAAAGTAGTTCTTAATCCAAGAGTGAATTTG GTTCCATATCATGTTGATGGAGGTCAGCCTTCGTATTTAATAATTGCTGGTTTGGTGTTTACCCCACTTTCAGAACCACTGATGGA GGAGAAATGTGAAGACTCTATAGGG TTGAAACTGCTAGCAAAGTCACGTTATTCTCTGGCAAGGTTCAAAGGGGAGCAAATTGTTATCGTATCACAG GTCTTGGCAAATGAAGTCAACTTTGGATATGAGGAAATGAGCAATCAACAG GTTTTGAAGTTCAATGGAACTCGAATAAAAAACATCCATCACCTAGCACACCTTGTTGATT CATGCAAGAACAAATATTTAGTTTTCGAGTTTGAAGACAATTACCTTGTTGTGCTGGAGAGAGAAGCAGCGAGTGCTTCTTCATTCTACATTCTCAAAGATTATGGAATCCCATCTGAACGATCTTCTGATCTATCTGAGCCATATGTGGATTCATTGGAAGACAACCAAGCTGCAGTTCAGGATTTTGGCAACAGCCCAATTTCAAATCTGGAAATTGGCTTTGATGGACTTCTCTGGGCATGA
- the LOC133692064 gene encoding protease Do-like 2, chloroplastic isoform X1 — protein sequence MATAVANCCFSVLTSTVKFRCCVSSQRYLATSHHSIASVTCKAVVNHKRRPSSNRDRELKEGVSQKKSSRKSKDERSYILDDDDGIRGKRKAGRSQSAAFKSFGGQRKDKNESKFDMKEQQVEPQNLKDAAFLDAVVKVYCTHTEPDYSLPWQKQRQYTSTGSAFMIGNGKLLTNAHCVEHYTQVKVKRRGDDTKYVAKVLARGVDCDIALLSVESEEFWEGAEPLEFGCLPRLQDAVTVVGYPLGGDTISVTKGVVSRIEVTSYAHGSSDLLGIQIDAAINPGNSGGPAFSDQGECIGVAFQVYRSEEVENIGYVIPTTVVSHFLNDYERTGRYTGFPSLGVLLQKLENPALRAWLKVNSNEGVLVRRVEPISDANRVLKEGDVIVSFDDVNVGCEGTVPFRSNERIAFRYLISQKFTGDVAELGIIRAGSFMKVKVVLNPRVNLVPYHVDGGQPSYLIIAGLVFTPLSEPLMEEKCEDSIGLKLLAKSRYSLARFKGEQIVIVSQVLANEVNFGYEEMSNQQVLKFNGTRIKNIHHLAHLVDSCKNKYLVFEFEDNYLVVLEREAASASSFYILKDYGIPSERSSDLSEPYVDSLEDNQAAVQDFGNSPISNLEIGFDGLLWA from the exons ATGGCCACGGCAGTCGCCAACTGCTGCTTCTCTGTTCTCACCTCCACCGTTAAATTCCGTTGCTGTGTTTCTTCCCAACGATATCTCGCCACGTCGCATCATTCCATTGCTTCGGTCACTTGTAAAGCCGTCGTCAATCACAAGAGACGCCCTTCTTCTAATCGAGATAGAGAACTT AAGGAAGGTGTTTCACAGAAGAAATCTTCGAGGAAATCGAAGGACGAGAGGTCCTATATActcgatgatgatgatggaatCAGGGGTAAAAGGAAAGCAGGCAGATCCCAATCAGCGGCTTTTAAGTCATTCGGagggcaaagaaaagataagaatgagtctaagtttgatatgaaggaacAACAG GTTGAGCCACAGAATCTTAAAGATGCAGCTTTTTTAGATGCAGTTGTCAAG GTCTACTGCACCCATACTGAGCCTGATTATTCCCTTCCCTGGCAAAAGCAAAGGCAATACACAAGCACAGGAAG TGCTTTTATGATCGGCAATGGAAAGCTTTTGACAAATGCTCATTGTGTTGAACATTATACACAG GTCAAAGTGAAGAGAAGGGGAGATGATACCAAATATGTGGCTAAG GTACTGGCCAGAGGAGTTGATTGCGATATAGCTTTGCTTTCAGTAGAAAGTGAGGAATTCTGGGAAGGAGCAGAACCACTCGAGTTTGGATGCTTACCACGTCTTCAG GATGCAGTAACAGTTGTAGGATATCCCCTTGGTGGAGACACCATTTCAGTGACAAAGGGGGTTGTGTCTCGTATAGAG GTTACATCTTATGCGCATGGATCATCTGATTTGTTGGGCATTCAAATTGATGCAGCAATAAATCCTG GTAACAGTGGTGGTCCTGCATTCAGTGACCAGGGGGAGTGCATTGGAGTAGCATTTCAG GTATACAGATCTGAAGAGGTCGAGAATATTGGATATGTGATTCCAACAACAGTTGTATCTCATTTTCTAAATGACTATGAGAGAACTGGGAGATACACTG GCTTTCCTTCCCTTGGTGTGTTGCTGCAAAAGTTGGAGAATCCAGCATTACGTGCATGGTTAAAAGTAAATTCTAATGAG GGTGTGTTGGTACGAAGAGTTGAACCAATCTCTGATGCTAATAGAGTCTTAAAGGAG GGGGACGTGATTGTGAGCTTTGATGATGTTAATGTAGGATGTGAAGGAACAGTGCCATTTCGATCAAATGAGCGCATTGCATTCCGTTATCTTATTAGTCAAAA ATTCACAGGTGATGTAGCAGAGCTTGGCATAATTAGAGCTGGTTCATTCATGAAAGTTAAAGTAGTTCTTAATCCAAGAGTGAATTTG GTTCCATATCATGTTGATGGAGGTCAGCCTTCGTATTTAATAATTGCTGGTTTGGTGTTTACCCCACTTTCAGAACCACTGATGGA GGAGAAATGTGAAGACTCTATAGGG TTGAAACTGCTAGCAAAGTCACGTTATTCTCTGGCAAGGTTCAAAGGGGAGCAAATTGTTATCGTATCACAG GTCTTGGCAAATGAAGTCAACTTTGGATATGAGGAAATGAGCAATCAACAG GTTTTGAAGTTCAATGGAACTCGAATAAAAAACATCCATCACCTAGCACACCTTGTTGATT CATGCAAGAACAAATATTTAGTTTTCGAGTTTGAAGACAATTACCTTGTTGTGCTGGAGAGAGAAGCAGCGAGTGCTTCTTCATTCTACATTCTCAAAGATTATGGAATCCCATCTGAACGATCTTCTGATCTATCTGAGCCATATGTGGATTCATTGGAAGACAACCAAGCTGCAGTTCAGGATTTTGGCAACAGCCCAATTTCAAATCTGGAAATTGGCTTTGATGGACTTCTCTGGGCATGA